The following DNA comes from Camelina sativa cultivar DH55 chromosome 14, Cs, whole genome shotgun sequence.
AGCCAACATTACAATCATAAAACACCATTGCTATTCGTATAAGCCAACATCACAATCATAAAACACCATTGCTATTTGTATAAGCCAACACCACAATCATAAAACACCATTGCTATTTGTATAAGCTAACACCACAATCATAAAACACAATTGCTATTCGTATAAGCCAACACCACAATGATTAAAATACATTGACTATTCGTATAAAACATGTGAAGAGGAAAAATCATACCATTGGGTGTTCGGTATGGGTGTGGGAGAGAGGACGGTGGTGAACTTATCCCTGTCTGGAACCAGAAGCAGTGAATTTAGAGCACGCAACACGTCTGCCTGTAGTTCGGGCAACACCAGAGAAGATTCTTCTTCGAAGTTGTTCCCTTGAGACGATGGATGCGATGGATGCTCTTGACTTCTGGCCTGACTTCTCGCCTGAGTTTGAGAGGGTCGAACTGGAGAAGGCGGAGAGACATCCCGACTTCTGGCCTGAGTCTGTGGATTGAAGTGGACTTCTTCTGAAGGAGTCCGGTGTAGTTTGGGTGGAGGTGGATGTGTAAATGAGTTCTGAAAAAGTTGTTGCGGCGGAGGATAGTTCCGGATCTGGGCTGATGATTATTGTTACAAACCGCCGACTTGTACTTCAGGCGTCtgcagaggaggaggatcttgtaCCGCCGGCGTGAAGTTGTACTGACTGGTCAGAGTGCTAGGCCGTCGATTTGGTGTTGCCCCTATCGGTCTCTGAGTAACGTTAGGAGCAACcttcctctttcttcctcgATTCGGCATCTTGTTGGTGATTGATAGAGAGACTTAATGATTCGAAGAGACAGAGAACGAGAGAGGTAACGAGAGAGGTTTGGATCGAGAGAGTAGGGTTTGAGAGAGGTAACGAGAGAGGTTTTGAGAGAGGCGATCGAGTTCGAGAGGATAGGGTTATTGTCTTGTGAGAGTAGGGTTTTTAGGTTAGTTAGTGGTTAATGGGCTAAGTTTAGGAATTTGTAGGccttaattagttaattaggaAGTGGGTTTGGGCCTAAATTAGTCCAATtgtaaacatttaaattattaaagtacaaattataataataaaattaatttttattttggtaaaaaatataattacaaatttaaattattttagtacttaTTAATCCTtactgaaaattaatttaaattacagACTATAACTATAATTTATTTGGGTTTAAATActgaaacaaatttaatattatttaataaagtacttaacatatattatattacaaagttattaatactaaaacaaacttagtgtttttttatttttgacaaataatgatatatatagtatattaaacatattaagcATATgtatcttcgtcttcttcttcttcatcatcagaagaagataaattacACAAAAATTCATCTTCTGGATCCGCATCTCCGACTTCGTAATCAAGGTTTACTTGATTAGCTTCTTCTACCAAATTGTTGACTATGAGATCTTCAATTGTAGTTATCAATACAACATCATCAGTTTCGGTTTGCAACAGAGCTGGTTCGTTGTTTTCGTATTCTCTTGAAATGTTTCCTCTAGGATTTACTTTTAGAACACTGTGCCACTCACGCTTTGGTTTCTTTATGTATGGATACGGAATATAGCAAACTTGATCTGCTTGAGATGATGTTTGCAAAATCATTAATTAGTATGGATAGTTACATTTATGTGtaaatatctaaattatatgGAGTCTTTACGTacctagaataaatggttcatatttgttgtatttcCTCGATGTGTTCACGTCTACAACACCACTATTGCACTTCCGAATACCTCTTCCGAGAACAGAATCATACCACTTACACTTAAAAAGTGTGATCTGATCTTCAAATTGACCATCCCCTCATATTCAAGTTCTATGATATCGATTATGTTCCCCTAGAAATCCGCGCCATTAGATGCATCAGTGTAATTTTCACCAGTAACACATACACCATAGTTACATGTCTTCCGTCTAGCACCGTGAGTCTGCGTATAAAACACATAGGCTCTTGTATAGTACATTGGCCAAGTTTTGACCTTGTACGAAGGTCCATGCACTATCTCTTGAACCCAAGTAGGGAATGGATTTGTGGCATTCCAGTATATAACCTgcatttacataaaaatatggctatatatcaatatatttatatattaagtaTAAATAAATGCATTAATAAGATCAAAAAGTTGTGTAGACATACATAATCTTTCACCCACACATGATATTTTTCAGCTCGTTTCGTGGAGAGTTCTTTTTCGGTCAATCGCGGATATTTTGTAGAAAGAAAATCCTCAAACATACTAACAAAGCAACACATATATTATGTGAGAACTAATTGTGGATTTTCTAAATGAAAATGTAAGTGGAGaatcttttttatatacctctcaattggttgaaaatagtcacaatttcGTAAAACATATGCATGGGCACATTGATAGTCTCTCTCTGAAAGCCATACTTCATGCATTTCCCCACTTGGACGACCGACGTAAGTAAATATATTAGGTACTCCAGGGACATGAAACACAGGGACTTCACCTTCGTTGAATCTTGTTAACCTGATCAAATGAGttaattcaaattaatgataatatatagttatcttcaaatatctaaattatatatgcATTTAATTACCGTGACTTTGTTTGTATATGATCGGCAAAGTAGTGCTCTGAGAAATAagcaatctcgtcattgatatatgattcaacaattgatccTGCCGcaaatcttttgttctttgcttttcctttcaactttttgaaaaacctttcaaaaggatacatccacctatactGTACAGGGCCTCCCAATTCTGCTTCATAAGGAAGATGTATAGGCAAGTGCTCCATCATATCAAAGAATGATGGTGGAAAGATCTTTTCTAAGTTGCATAAGATCAAAACAATGTTCTGCTTTAGAATCTGAACGCGACTTTTTTGCAAAGTTCTCGAGCATAAGTCCTTGAAAAATGCTCCAATccctacaaaatatatactcaaATTGCATGTctcacaaaattaatatattcatatatactcGTTGTATAGACTAAGAAATAGCGTAGTACCTGATAACGCAAGGTGAACGTTTCGGTCTAGAAGTTCTGCGAAGATAAATGGAAGTAGTCGCTCAATAAAAACATGGCAATCATGACTCTTCATTCCTGAAAACTTGTCATTTACCAGATCAACACAACTAGCCAAGTCTGACGAATACCCATCTGGAAATTTCACCGCATGCTTGACACATTCAAATAAACTTGTTTTGGCTTCCTTTGTCAATGTATATGCTGGGAATGGAGCTTTACCCTTCCTATCAATATGTAACTGTGGTCGAGAACAAAATTGTTCTATGtccaatcttgacatgatgTTGTCTTTAGATTTACCCTGCACACTCATAAGAGTATACAAGATGTTGTCCACAAAATTCTTCTcggtatgcatcacatcaatattatgtcgGAGATTGAAATCTTTCCAGTAAGATAGCGACCATAATATGCTTTCTTTGTGCCAATTATGTTCCT
Coding sequences within:
- the LOC104743549 gene encoding uncharacterized protein LOC104743549, producing the protein MRWHAEHQSKEGEMNHPSDAAEWRYFQELNPRFAEEPRNVYLGLCTDGFNPFGMSRNHSLWPVILTPYNLPPGMCMNMEYFFLTILNSGPNHPRASLDIFLQPLIEELKELWSTVVDAYDVSLNQNFNLKVVLMWTISDFPAYSMLSGWTTHGKLSCPICMESTKLFYLPKGRKTCWFDCHRRFLPHSHPLRKNKKDFLKGRDASNDYPPQSLTGEQVYYERLKCVNPPKTRDVSGNSYEKKMEGYGEEHNWHKESILWSLSYWKDFNLRHNIDVMHTEKNFVDNILYTLMSVQGKSKDNIMSRLDIEQFCSRPQLHIDRKGKAPFPAYTLTKEAKTSLFECVKHAVKFPDGYSSDLASCVDLVNDKFSGMKSHDCHVFIERLLPFIFAELLDRNVHLALSGIGAFFKDLCSRTLQKSRVQILKQNIVLILCNLEKIFPPSFFDMMEHLPIHLPYEAELGGPVQLTRFNEGEVPVFHVPGVPNIFTYVGRPSGEMHEVWLSERDYQCAHAYVLRNCDYFQPIESMFEDFLSTKYPRLTEKELSTKRAEKYHVWVKDYVIYWNATNPFPTWVQEIVHGPSYKVKTWPMYYTRAYVFYTQTHGARRKTCNYGVCVTDQITLFKCKWYDSVLGRGIRKCNSGVVDVNTSRKYNKYEPFILDQVCYIPYPYIKKPKREWHSVLKVNPRGNISREYENNEPALLQTETDDVVLITTIEDLIVNNLVEEANQVNLDYEVGDADPEDEFLCNLSSSDDEEEEDEDTYA